The Pukyongia salina genome segment GAGCCACTATTTTATCGGCTTCTTTAGGATTAAGTATGATCTTAGAGCACAGCAAAGTAGTGCGATGCGCATTCAGTTCTAATATTAATCCTGGTAATCCTGCATATTCTCCAGGTCCATTCCCAACCGGGATCTGAGGGGTAAACCAGGCAGTCACCTCAATAGTTTTTGGGATCTCGATCTCATCGAACGGATCTGCGGGTTCTGTCTTGGTAGTATCGGCAACCTTTTCTCCTTCATTTTCTTCTTCATTGGTGTTGTCCCGGTTCCTGTCACGATTTCTGCGGCGAGCCATACTGAAATCGTTCTCGTCTATGGGTTTTACCGCCGTTGCTTTTATTGCCAGGTATTGCCCAATTTGCTTAGATTCCTTGGTAATTTGCCAATCCAGATTAGTAAGTGTATCATTAATGAGAAACTCTTTCCCAAAGAATTCACGTTCTTCCAGGATCTGATTGTTCTTTAAATTCTTGTACTGTTTCCCAGCCGAAAAACTCCCCATCATCATAGCAAATCCACCTCTCCCGCCACCGGTTTCCAATTTTTCCTCTTCCTTATAAATGGATTCGTTGCCATTAAAAGTTAGAATGAAGGTTTTTTCCAGGTAGTTTTTCATACGTTCGGCGATCTGCCTTTTCATATCTTCACTCATCTCTCGGTTTCCAAAGTTATCCATATCGACCGTGGTCTTGGATTCGTAGTAGGCAACACCACTAATATTTTGTGAAAAACCAGTAAAGGATATCAATATAATTGCCAGAAAGGATAGTAGTTTCATTATGTTGTAATTTGAATGATTCACAAAGTAAATCGATTCCGATAATATCCTTAGACAATTATATGTTAAAAAGGTTTAATTGAAACTTTAGAATATTAACCTCCCATCCTTATTTCAACAGATCTTCCCTCCCCGCGACGGCTCGACTGAAACCGTTCCTGCATCTCCTTAGACTTCTTCTCTGAGATCTTGTCGTACTCTGCTCTACTCACAACTTTTCCTTTGGTGGGTTCTTTTATTTTTACCCCGTTCTTAGGATTAAGCACCACCTTATTACAAAGTAAGGTCTCCGTACCATCGGTTACTTCCAAAATAAGACCGGGAAGACCAAAATATTCCTGAGGTCCATGTTTTACGGGTATCTGTGGCGTATACCAGGCCATAACCGTATATTCTTCTTCTTCTGATTCTTCTTTAGTATCGGTTTTACCGTTCTCTGAAGAAGATACCATACGGGTAATGGTCCTCGAATCTGTATAGGTTGCCTTAAAGCAAGTATAGGTTCCTATATTCTTGCTCTCTTTGGTTAAGGTCCAGTTTGGTAGTTCTAACAAGTCCTTGATTAGAAACTCTTTTCCCATCAATTCGTTCTGATTCACGTACCGGTTCTCGGCCACATTCTTGTAGAGCTCATCGGCTGCTCCCGAACCCGACACCACAACCATAACTTCTGCACCATTCCCTATCATGGTTTCTGGCTTGTCCAGGGTCTCTACTTCCTTATACATAGATTCCGTCGCAGTGAATTCGAGCGTGTACTCCTTTTCAAATTGCTTTTTTAGCATGGCCTGCATGCGATCCAGCATCTCATCGTTCATATGCGTACTGTCCAATTGGATATCGACCTTGCGATGTGATTTGTAGGTTGCCACCCCCTGCACATCCTGTGCAAGCAACGAAAAGACCAACATGGACAAGATAAGAGTGAGTGTTAAGTGAGATTTCATAATTTATATTTTTAAATTTTACAATACAAATATGGGACAAGCTGGTTTTAATTTGAGTTAAGCTGTGTTAACGTGTGTTAACGCCTTGCCAGCCACCCGGAAATACTTCCTACTTTTGGATTATGAATAATTTAAAGTACAAAAGTATTCTGTATTTCATTGCAGCTGTGATCGTTGCCACTTTCTGCATCCAGGTATACTGGAATTATAAGAATTATGAGGTGGGAAAGCAGCAGCTGATAAACGATGTACAAACTAGCCTGGATAATGCCGTGGAACGGTATTATTCTGAAATCGCCAAAGAGCAATCCTTTAGTTTGATCTCTGAAGGAATGAAATTCTCATCAATCGATATGGTGGATAGTGTATCGTTTAACAAGGATTCTATTTTAAATAAATTAGGCGTTGGGGTTTTTACCGAAAATATTCACCAACGATCTTCGTTGACGCATGCTGCTTTGAAGGATAGTACCGAAATACAAATTATGATCGTGGATAGTGCTGAGAAAGGGAAGATCCTGAAAAGAACCTGGGAGATGAACGACAGCAGCCAGGATCCCATCACATCACTTTCTTCCAAAATTATTGTTTCCATAACCGAAGACTCCCTCTCTTTAAAAACCCTCGACACCTTGTTCTTAAATGAACTGGGACGTAAGAATATTACTTTAGATTATGGGCTCTCCTACGAAGGGATAATGGGATTAACAGAGCAATTAAGACCGGAGAAGATCGAAAGTTCGAAGTTGACTACAACGGCACAATCTCCTTATTCATTTCACGATTATGCCCTAACGGCGCACTTTGGTAATATCACCTTAACAGTCTTAAAGAAAAATCTTCTGGGGCTGTTTTTATCATTTGTCCTGGTTACGGCTGTGATCTTATGTTTATTGTACCTTTTAAGGATCATCCGGCAGCAAAAACAATTGTCTGAACTCAAAAACGACCTTATAAATAACATCACTCATGAATTTAAAACTCCAATTGCTACCATCGGTGTGGCCATGGAGGCCATACAGGAATTCAACACCGAACAAGACATTGAAAAGAATATACGTTATGCTAAAATATCCCATGATCAGGTAAACAAGCTCAATGTAATGGTTGAAAAGTTATTGGAGACCGCCACGCTGGACAGTGAGAAATTAAAGTTGAATCTGGAAACAACAAACCTGGTGGAAATGCTGGAAAAAACTACTTTAAAGGAGATCTATGAGACCTCAGACAAACGTATCTCCTTTAAGAGCAAGGAGGACAGTATTATGTACGAGGTGGATGTTTTTCACTTCGAAAACGCTCTCAATAATGTTATCGACAACGCCGTTAAATACGGAGGAGAGGAAATAATTGTTACCATAGAAAAACAAGCGGCCGGAGTGGAAATTGAGATTAGCGATTCGGGCAATGAGCTAACCGAACAACATAGGAAACGGGTTTTTGAGAAGTTCTACCGGGTGCCCAAAGGAAATACTCACGATATTAAAGGCTTCGGAATTGGCCTTTATTATACCAAGAAGATCATAGAAAAGCACGGCGGTTCCATCGATCTGCTTCTCGACAAATTTACTACCTTCAAGATACACTTACCCTATGCGAACCAAAACTAAAATATTACTGGCTGAAGACGAACCTTCCCTGGGGCAGATCGTTAAAGAAAGTCTGGAAACCCGTGGTTTTGAGGTAGTATTTTGTAAGGACGGGAAGGAAGCCGAAGCCAAATATCATGAAAGCAGTCCACAACTAATGGTGCTGGACGTTATGATGCCAAAAATGGACGGATTTACCTTAGCCAGGGAGATCCGGCGGCACGACAAAGACATTCCTATTATCTTTCTTACTGCCAAGTCTCAAACTCACGACGTTGTTGAAGGCTTTACCCTGGGCGGTAATGATTATCTGAAAAAACCTTTTAGCATGGAAGAGCTTATTGTGCGTATTGAAAATCTCCTTAAAACAGAGCATAATAATCAAGATGAAACCGAATGTAACATTGGTAAATACGTGTTTAACCCAAAGAACCAATCGCTACGATATATGGATGATGAGAGTATTGCACTTACGCACAGGGAGTCACAGTTACTGCTACACCTAAATGCCAATAGAAATGCCGTTCTGGATAGATCTTTCATTCTTAAAAAGTTATGGCAAAATGATGATTTCTTTAGTGGGCGGAGTATGGATGTGTTTATTAGCCGTCTTCGGAAGAAATTAAAAAAGGATAAGAGTATTCAGATAGTGAATATTAGAGGGTATGGTTATAAACTAATCTGCTAATTTCTACGTTGCTTTTTGTATATTGTTGCATATGAAAAGCTTTGCTTTTTTACTTTTATTATGTTCGGCTACACTTTCGGCCCAAATGCTGAAGAAAGTAGATTCCAGGCCCCTGGATGTCGACACCTTTGTAGGGATAGATTCTTATAAGAATACCTACTTCATCAAAGATATGGTTCTGCATAAAACAGGGCCATTAGGAGATTTCGTTTTTAGGGATTTTCAATTAGGACCTGTTTCATCGGTCGATATCATCAATCCCCTGAATGTTGTTGTTTTTTACGAAGAAACCAATACGGTCGTTCTAGTGGATAACCGTCTTAATGAGATCGAACGAATAAGTTTTAACAACCTTCCACAATTTATCAATGTAGCCATGGCAACTAATGCCGGAAATAACCAGTTGTGGATATTCAATATTGAGACGCAGCAACTCGAGCTGTATAATTACCGAAGCGGCAGGAAAACTTTGATATCTCAACCCATATCGAGTTCGGTTTTAGGGTTGGCGAGCGATTTCAATTACTGCTATGTTCTTACAACAGAGTCGATTCAGAAATACAATATCTACGGAAGTTTTTTATCTGAAACTTTTGCAGAAGGATTTGAGAAGATCATTCAGCAAAATGAACAACTGATAGCCGTAAAAAACAATGAGATTCATTTTCAGGCGCAACTCGATTCGGATACTGTTCTATTACTTAATCCGTTAAAAGTTCCACTCCCCGAAAACAACGTTAAAGACTTGCAGCTTACCCAAGATTTCCTGTATATTTATGACGGATTAAGCGTCCATTCTTTTACACTAACCCAACCTAAGCAATAATATTTATGCATGTTGCAATTGCAGGAAACATAGGCTCCGGAAAGACCACCCTCACCAGATTACTCGCCAAGCACTACAAGTGGAAGGCGCATTACGAAGATGTTGAGGACAACCCTTATCTGGACGATTTCTACAATCAGATGGAACGATGGAGTTTCAATCTGCAGGTTTATTTCCTGAACAGTCGATTTCGCCAGATCCTGGATATTCGTGAAAGTGGTAAGAATATCATACAAGACCGCACAATTTACGAAGACGCCTATATTTTTGCGCCTAACCTGCACGCCATGGGGTTAATGACCAATAGGGATTTTGAGAACTACCGTTCGCTATTCGACCTGATGGAGAGTGTGACCAAAGGGCCGGACCTGTTAATTTATCTGCGAAGTAGTATCCCTAACCTGGTTCAGCAAATTCATGCCCGTGGACGTGAGTACGAGAATTCTATCAGTATAGATTATCTAAGCAGACTAAACGAACGCTATGAAGCCTGGATACAGGAATACGACAAAGGCAACCTAATTGTTTTTGATGTGGATAACATCAATTTTGTGGACAATCCCGAGCACCTGGGTAAGGTAGTAGAAAAGATAGACGCCGAGATCCACGGATTATTTCAAAAATAAGCACAAAAAAAGCCCGAAACTTGCGTTCGGGCTTTTCTTCAGAAGAAAAATAAATTAATTTTCCTCTTCAATTTCTTCTACAACCTTTTCGATCACTTTCTCACCTTTTTCGACGTTGACATCAACATCCTTTAAGGCTTCGATCTGTGCTCGTACTTCTTCTTCGGTTCCTGTAAAGGTTTTTGTTTCTGAAGTAGTTTCACCATCTCTGGTAGTTTCGATAGTTACTTTAGCTGTGGTAACATCACCTTCGGTAGACATCTCCACTTTCACCTCTTTTGAAACCTTGGCCTTATCGGCCACCATCTTGTTATTCGATTTATCGGTTAAAACGGTTTTGTTTCCATCTTCGTCGATAAAGATCATCTCATCGGAAGTATGAACTCCGCTATCGGCATGACCATGTCCTGAACCCAGGATAGGAGCGATCACCAATCCAACAAGACAAGTAAGTTTTATAAGGATATTCATAGAAGGACCCGAGGTATCTTTAAACGGATCTCCAACAGTATCTCCTGTTACAGCTGCTTTGTGCGCTTCACTTCCTTTATAGGTCATTTCACCATCGATCATTACTCCTGCTTCGAAAGACTTCTTAGCATTATCCCATGCACCACCTGCATTGTTCTGGAAGATGGCCCACATCACTCCACTTACACATACTCCGGCCATATAACCTCCAAGAGGTTCTGCACCAAACACTAAACCGATCACCACAGGGGTAACGATGGTAAGCAGACCGGGCAACAGCATTTCCTTAAGAGCTGCCTGGGTTGAAATATCAACACATTTAGCATATTCAGGAGTACCGGTTCCTTCCATGATCCCAGGGATGTCTCGAAACTGTCTTCTAACTTCTTTCACCATTTCCATGGCTGCCTTACCTACAGATTTCATTGCCATGGCAGAGAATACTACAGGAATCATACCTCCTACAAACAACATGGCCAATACATCTGCACGGAAGATATTAATTCCATCGATGCCTGTAAAGGTTACATAGGCAGCGAAAAGAGCAAGAGCTGTTAAAGCGGCAGAAGCAATGGCGAAACCTTTACCAACTGCGGCAGTTGTATTTCCAACAGAATCCAGAATATCGGTTCGCTCACGAACGTGAGGTTCCAGTTCACTCATTTCGGCAACGCCACCCGCGTTATCTGCAATAGGACCAAAAGCATCGATAGCCAATTGCATGGCTGTAGTCGCCATCATAGCAGAAGCGGCCAGAGCCACACCATAGAATCCAGCTAACTCGTAAGACCCGTAGATAGCAGCTGCAAATAGTAGTACACTCCAGAAGGTAGATCGCATACCTACCGCCAATCCGGCGATGATGTTGGTTGCGGCACCTGTGGAAGAATTTTTTACGATATCCATTACCGGCTTTTTACCAAGGCTGGTAAAATGAGCCGTCACGTAAGAGATAAGGGCTCCCACGGCAAGACCTATCATACAGGCATAGAATACATGTCTGGAAGGTATTTCTTTAGCACCTTCTCCAAAGAAGTTCATAGTCATCGTTTCCGGAAGCATCCAGCGAATAAGAAACCAGCTGGCAACCAGTGTTAGAATGATGGCAGTCCAGTTACCCATATCCAGGGCTCTTTGAACCTGTGCTTCTTTCGCATCGTTATTTTTGATCTTTACGATAAAGGTCCCGATAATAGAAGCAAGGATCCCAACTCCAGCTATCACAAGAGGAAGCAGAATTGGTCCCATATTATTAAATGCATCGGTGAACTGAGTTCCCATGCTCATATCTCTAATTACATAGTTACCTAATACCATAGAAGCAAGAACTGTTGCAACGTAACTACCAAACAGGTCGGCTCCCATTCCGGCAACATCACCTACGTTATCTCCAACGTTATCTGCAATGGTTGCAGGGTTACGAGGATCATCTTCAGGAATTCCCGCCTCTACTTTTCCTACAAGGTCGGCTCCTACGTCGGCGGCTTTGGTGTAGATTCCACCACCCACACGTGCGAATAACGCTATACTTTCAGCACCAAGGGAGAATCCGGCTAGAGCCTCAAGTACAATGGTCATATTATCGTAGAAAGATCCGTCGGGATTTCCCATAAATTGTCCTACGAAGAAAAAGAAGAACAGACTAAGGCCTAAAACGGCTAATCCGGCAACACCAAGTCCCATTACGGTTCCACCTCCAAAAGACACTTTCAGAGCCTGTGGAAGACTTGTTTTGGCTGCTTCGGCAGTTCTGGTATTGGCTTCGGTAGCAACGCGCATCCCGATATTTCCTGCCGCCGCCGAAAAGATCGCTCCAAAAACGAAAGCTGGTACGATCATCCAACTGGTAGACTCTACCTGGGTAGATATGAAGAATAAAAGTCCGGCAGCTACGATAGCAAAGATCAATAGTAGTCGGTACTCTGCGTTGAGGAAGGCAAGCGCTCCTTCTTTAATACTTTTGGAAATGAATTGCATCCGTTCACTTCCGGCAGCTTGTTTCTTAACCCAGCTCATTTTGATGAGCATGAAAATGAGGCCTAATACAGAAAGTGCGATTGGTACATAGATAATGTTCTGTTCCATTATTGTTTATTTAGTTAGAAATGTCTTCTTTTTTGCGGTTGCAAAAGTAAGAAAATTTTTGAGGGTAGTTAAGATAAAAATCGTAGATTTTAAAACGAAAACCCAAATACCCCGGTAACCCCAAATTTACGTGCGTCGGGATTTCCCAGGTAGTTCCCACGGAAATTGAAATCAAGACGGAACACCCGGAAGATATTACCCACTCCAACGCTCCACTCCCAGTAGATATCTTCAGGCGCCTGCATTAATAATCCGTTAGGTGCATTCAAGGCGATGTTTTCATCGGAAATTGTTCCATAAGCGGCCCTAAATCCTACTACTTCCCTGAGGTCTAGTTTTCTAAGTAAAGGAACGCGAGAGAAGATCCTACCACCAAAATTATGCTGTAAATGCAGACTTGCATAACTATCGGTAACGAATTCGTAAAAATCCAGGTTAGTAAAAGCATTATAAATACTAAATAAGGTCTGGTTTCCAGGAATGGGACTTAAAAGGCCGAGAGGTACCGGATCGTAGATCTTCCCCACCTCGATAGTACTCCATAATCTCCCTAAACCTCCAATATTCCATGGTTGAGTGTACAGTGCCTGAAGCTTATTATATTCGAAATCTCCTCCCAGAACGTCCTTTAATCCATAGGTATAACCCAAATAGAAAGAAGGAAAATCCCCGTCGTTGATGATGGTTCGCTCCACCCCATATCCGGAGGTCTTTCGCCTGGGCGTGTAGAAAACAGCAAACTCTATCTCAGGTTGCGATATCTCACTCTGTATCTCACCGTTCTGGTCGAAATAATCCAGACTAAAGGTTTCGGTGGCAGACTCCAATGTTCTATACGATCCGGTAAGCTGAAACTTTAAATTCTTCGCAGGCTCCATGCTAAATCCTGCAGTACTTAGATTGATTCGTGATAGTTTGTCGTTGGCTCCCACTGTAATTAGTGAAGATGACGCCAAACTTCGTCCCAGCACATCGTTACTGGTGGTAAGACTGGCTCCTGTTTGCTCTACGTCCTTCCTGTTTCCCCCAAATACGGTGAGTCTGGATTTTCTATCGAGTAACCATTTACCCGAGACTCCGTACTTGAACCGTTCATCCCTAAAACCATAGGCGCCAAAAACCTCGAGCCTCCATGGGTCATTCTGACTGAAATACGTTCGGCCACCGAGACGGATACGAAGGCCTTCGGCCTCATTGAATCCGAAGACAGAAAATACCGGCCCTATGTCGAAATTACCTACTTCATAGTAACCGGATGCGAGGGTTGCGGCAATATTGTAAAGCGATTTGAATCTGGGTATGGTCTTTAGGGTGTCAAGCATTTTATAGACCCCCTTCTCATCCTTACTTAGACTTTCCATTCGCCGCTGTTCCCAGAAATCATCAGGGCGGTTGTAGATCTCGTATGCATACGGATCTGTTTGCTCACTATAGAATTTCTTATCCTTTACCCGGTCAAATTGGTAATTATCGTATAAGGTTGTTCGCTTTCCGTAGATACCACGGGCTCCTTCTTTCTTCTTTAAACTGAAATCGGATAGGAAATAGTCTCTTGTAATAAGAAAGATAGAGTCGTTCAGCACATCAAATTCCTGTTCGATGTACACCTCTCTCACCCAGTTTAGGTTTGCACTTTTAGAAGCCTGAAGATTGATCTCTTTGATCGCCCAGGTAGTATCGTTTACCCAGAAATCTCCTTTGAAGGTAAGTTCGTTCTTTCTACGCGGATAGTAAACTATATTATAACACCATTTATTATCGCGAAAGGCGCTATCCAGCAATACGTAGTTATAAACATCTATGCCCGTTTTCGACAAGGGGCTGGTAAAAGCCTTATCGAAGAACTTCATATAATTGTCGTAGACATCGTACTCTTTGTAGAGATCTTTTATGAATGCAATTAGCGTTTGATTATTTTCAAAACCCGAATTCTTATTCCCCTCCAGGATCTCCTTTTCTTCATTTAGCAGATTATCTCCGTAAACCTTAGAATAGGCCTCATTGATAAAAATAGGGAGGTAGCTGTTCCCGGTAATTTTGGAGGTGTCTATCTGTTCCCAGACAAATTCCATTCCCTTAAAAACTTTACTCTTAATAAGGCCGGAATCTATGGTATTCAGGTCGAATTCTAGCTTTTCGTACTTATCGTATTCGTACTGATCGAATTTCTTAACTCCGTTCTCACGCCGATTCTCCCAAATTTTCCGAAGAATTACCAGGGCAGGATTGTCCTTTTTGGAAGTTTTCCCACTGTAAACCACCACCTCATCGAGGGATGAAGCCTCTTCTTTCAGGACCACGGACAGATCGTAGGTAACTCTGGCAGTAAGTTCTATATTCTTTAATTCGTACCCTACAAACGACACCCAGATCGCGCTGTAAGAATCACTACTTTCCAGGTAAAATCGTCCATCTTCGTTGGTAATAGTGCCCTCATTAGAATCTTTAAAGATCACATTGGCAAAGGCCACAGGGTCACCAAATTCGTCATTTACTACTCCGCTTACTTTGGTTTGAGCCAAAGCCTGGATACTGATAAGAAAAATAAAAGCAAGTAAAGAATGCTTCATAAGTAGGAAACGAAAGGGATATAAAAAAATTTTAGCGGCCTATTTCAAGCCTACAAAGAAACAATAATTCTAATAATGTCCTTTTAATAAAATCACAAAACTCAAAGTACAAATCTCAAATAAATTACAAATACCAATAGCCAAATCAACTGGATTTTTCGATTATTGCTGACAATATTTTCTTTAATTCATTAGCCTCCCTGAATAAAAGTGCAGGGGAATCTTTAATTGAGAATTTATTGGTTTCAAGAATAAGTCTCAACCAATATGCACTCTCTTTCGCTTCTTTTTTACTTATTTTTATCCGAAATAGAAAATCCTTTTTGCTTACAGCCTCATTGGCTTCGATGTAATTTGCACCAATTGAACCCGACGAGCGAATTAGCTGTTTAATATCTTCATTATTCGCACCCGATGCTGGCAGATTCTTCGCGAACAAACGAACTTCTTTCGCAAACAAGAAAGTTCGTTCTTCTAGATCAAAGGGCTTTCTATTTGTTTTTTCTAACATCCATGATGAAATTATTCGGGAGTTAGAATTTTAGTAATTGTAAGGTTGGAGATTATTTGTGATTTGGTTATTGTGATTTGACTTGTTAAAACTACTTATATAACACTTTTTTAACGGCCTTGATCACATCATTGCTATTTGGCAACCATTCTTCAAGTAGTGCCGGCGAATAAGGTGCAGGGGTGTCACCAGTATTAAGTTTTACAATGGGAGCATCAAGATAATCAAACGCTTGTATTTGAACCTGGTAAGTGATTTCTGTAGCCACATTGCCAAAAGGCCAGGCCTCTTCCAGAATTACAAGTCGGTTTGTCTTTTTCACCGAATCCAGGATGGTTTTATGATCCATAGGCCGCACGGTACGCAGGTCGATGATCTCACATTCTATACCCTCATTCGCTAGTTCTTCGGCTGCTTTATAGGCCTCTTTTATGATCTTTCCGAAGGAAACGATCGTAACATCCTTGCCTTCTCTTTTTATTTCAGCTACCCCAATAGGTATAAGGTATTCTCCTTCAGGAACCTCCCCTTTATCACCATACATCTGCTCACTTTCCATGAAGATTACCGGGTCGTCGTCACGGATGGCGCTTTTCAGTAAACCCTTTGCATCTGCAGGATTACTGGGAACCACAACCTTTAACCCGGGACAATTAGCGTACCAGCTCTCGAAAGCCTGAGAGTGGGTTGCGGCTAGCTGTCCTGCTGAAGCCGTTGGCCCTCTGAACACAATAGGAATATTGAACTGCCCACCGCTCATCTGCCGCATTTTCGCAGCATTATTAATGATCTGGTCAATTCCCACCAAGGAGAAATTGAAGGTCATAAATTCGATAATTGGCCTATTGCCATTCATCGCACTACCCACACCAATACCAGAGAAACCTAATTCGGAAATAGGAGTATCGATAACCCGTTTTGCACCAAATTCATCCAGCATACCTTTACTGGCTTTATAAGCCCCGTTGTATTCGGCAACCTCTTCACCCATTAGATAGATGGATTCATCACGGCGCATCTCTTCACTCATTGCCTCGGCTATTGCTTCCCGGAATTGTAATGTTTTCATATTGAAAGCTTCAGAA includes the following:
- a CDS encoding pyruvate dehydrogenase complex E1 component subunit beta, with the protein product MKTLQFREAIAEAMSEEMRRDESIYLMGEEVAEYNGAYKASKGMLDEFGAKRVIDTPISELGFSGIGVGSAMNGNRPIIEFMTFNFSLVGIDQIINNAAKMRQMSGGQFNIPIVFRGPTASAGQLAATHSQAFESWYANCPGLKVVVPSNPADAKGLLKSAIRDDDPVIFMESEQMYGDKGEVPEGEYLIPIGVAEIKREGKDVTIVSFGKIIKEAYKAAEELANEGIECEIIDLRTVRPMDHKTILDSVKKTNRLVILEEAWPFGNVATEITYQVQIQAFDYLDAPIVKLNTGDTPAPYSPALLEEWLPNSNDVIKAVKKVLYK